The Actinomyces sp. oral taxon 414 genome has a segment encoding these proteins:
- a CDS encoding thiocillin family RiPP, whose product MNDDIDLLGQNAEQDVEGLPEGNALGSFSTFSTASTSGSTYGCASTAACAG is encoded by the coding sequence ATGAACGACGACATCGACCTGCTCGGCCAGAACGCCGAGCAGGACGTCGAGGGCCTGCCCGAGGGCAACGCGCTCGGGAGTTTCAGCACCTTCAGCACCGCTAGCACGAGCGGGTCGACCTACGGGTGCGCCTCGACCGCGGCCTGCGCCGGCTGA